ACCGCGCTGGCCTCCCGAATACGAGATATCGAACAGGTGGAGGATCGCATCGACGATCTCGAGGACCGAATCGACGAGCGCGCGGCGACCCTCGAGGGGCAAATCGACGACACCGACGCCACGATCGAAGAGGCGGTCGCGATACTCCAGGAGCGAACGAAATCGGAGCTGTCGGCGGTTCAGTCGGACCTCGAGGAACTCGACGACGAGCTCCGGTCGTCGATCGAATCCCTGGAGGACGACGTCGGTGCGCTCGAGACGCACGCGGCCGACATGACCCTGTGGCGGAACTCGATAGAAGCATCACTGGAAGACGCGGGGGTGGGTCATGAAGACGAATCTCGCTGACCGCTTCTATGTGGTAAACTACCGGCCCCTATCGCGCCCACACTACGTACATAGCCGGAGTTCGAACGGAGACGGACCGATCTCACAAACGGGGAGCGCTCAGTCGGTGAGAAACCCGCTCAGAGTTCGAGTTCTTCGGCCGAGTCGACGTCGAACTTGGTGACTTCGGGTTCGCCGGCGAGCAGCTCCGGGAGCGCGGCCTCGAGTTCCTGGAAGTGATCCGTCTGCGTGTGTGCGCCGAAGGCCTCCTCGTCTTCGTACTGTTCGAAGAAGCGCACGACGTTCGGATCGGTGACGTCCGTCGCCGCCCGATAGTCGATGATGCCGTCTTCCTGTTGCGATTCGGACACCAGGTCCTCGATCAGGTCGAGCGCTTCGTCGCGGCTATCGGGGTCGATCGGAAAACTCGCGTGTATAACGATCATTACGGGAAGATGATTCGTTCGTCGAGAGATAAAGCTGGTCCCACCGGAAACCGACGCCGAGGTCGTGGCGGGCTGTCAGGTCGCGAGCCGT
This portion of the Natrinema salinisoli genome encodes:
- a CDS encoding putative quinol monooxygenase — translated: MIVIHASFPIDPDSRDEALDLIEDLVSESQQEDGIIDYRAATDVTDPNVVRFFEQYEDEEAFGAHTQTDHFQELEAALPELLAGEPEVTKFDVDSAEELEL